Proteins co-encoded in one Blastocatellia bacterium genomic window:
- a CDS encoding bifunctional (p)ppGpp synthetase/guanosine-3',5'-bis(diphosphate) 3'-pyrophosphohydrolase, with protein MIRFEDILEKVERYHPEADLELLRRAYIFSAREHRGQVRMSGEPYLVHPLEVAGLLADMKLDVVTVSAGLLHDTVEDSLTTIEQIEQYFGPEIARIVNGVTKISQITVASREEAQAESLRKMVLAMVDDVRVILVKLADRLHNMRTLGYLPRDKQVRIARETLEVYAPIAHRLGMGRIRGELEDLAFQYLLPEDYHRLKEAVDKKRPALEATLEVMKKEIRARLDAERIPVIAVEGRVKRLYSIFQKMRRKKVTLDEIYDLVAVRIITTSVRDCYAALGVIHQAWPPIPGRFRDWIATPRENMYQSLHTSVLGQDGVPLEIQIRTEQMHRIAEEGIAAHWKYKEGKLGEHVEDRAFAWLRRLLDEQQETRDAREFLENLKLDLYPTEVFAFTPKGKVIELPRGATPVDFAYAIHTEVGHTCTGAKVNGRIVPLRYQIRNGDVVEIITTAGHHPSRDWLSFVKTNRARTKIRKWLSEAERREAIELGKRLLEREAEKFHLSLKKLTSNGELEKIAPDYGYQKLDDLYAAVGYGKVSPRGVIIRFVPPEVIAEVEEKPPTKIAEVTERVKKALGLRDAAIRVKGMDDLMVYRARCCNPIRGEEIIGYITRGKGVAVHARRCTNVPGLMVNRERIIPVEWMKGGDQEPYAVPLHVTVEDRPGVLAEITSAIASIKTNIRDARARTTPDGRGEIRITVEIFDLKHLQRIIAAIKAVEGVIDVERAER; from the coding sequence GTGATTCGCTTCGAGGATATTTTGGAGAAAGTCGAGCGGTACCATCCGGAGGCCGATCTGGAGCTGCTGCGTCGGGCCTATATTTTCTCGGCCCGCGAGCATCGCGGACAGGTGCGGATGTCGGGCGAGCCGTATCTCGTTCATCCCCTGGAGGTCGCTGGATTGCTCGCCGACATGAAGCTCGATGTGGTGACCGTCAGCGCCGGGTTGCTTCACGATACGGTCGAAGATTCCCTGACCACGATTGAGCAAATTGAGCAATACTTCGGGCCTGAAATTGCCCGCATCGTCAACGGAGTCACCAAGATCAGTCAGATCACCGTTGCCTCCCGCGAGGAAGCTCAGGCCGAGAGCCTGCGCAAAATGGTGCTGGCGATGGTGGATGACGTGCGGGTGATTCTGGTGAAACTGGCCGACCGGCTGCACAACATGCGCACGCTGGGCTATCTCCCCCGCGACAAACAGGTGCGGATCGCGCGGGAAACGCTCGAAGTCTACGCTCCCATCGCCCATCGGCTGGGCATGGGTCGTATTCGTGGCGAGCTGGAGGACCTGGCCTTTCAATACCTCTTGCCCGAGGATTATCACCGCCTCAAGGAGGCCGTGGATAAAAAGCGTCCCGCGCTCGAAGCGACGCTGGAAGTCATGAAGAAGGAGATTCGGGCCCGACTCGACGCCGAGCGAATTCCCGTCATCGCCGTCGAGGGACGGGTCAAGCGCCTCTACAGCATTTTCCAGAAGATGCGGCGGAAGAAAGTCACACTCGATGAGATTTACGATCTGGTCGCGGTGCGCATCATCACCACCAGCGTGCGTGATTGTTATGCCGCCCTGGGCGTGATCCATCAGGCGTGGCCGCCGATTCCGGGACGATTCCGCGATTGGATTGCTACGCCCCGCGAGAACATGTACCAGTCGCTCCACACATCGGTCCTGGGACAGGACGGGGTGCCGCTGGAGATTCAGATTCGCACCGAGCAGATGCACCGCATCGCTGAGGAGGGCATTGCCGCTCACTGGAAGTATAAGGAGGGCAAGCTCGGCGAGCATGTGGAAGATCGCGCCTTCGCCTGGCTGCGACGCTTGCTCGACGAGCAGCAGGAGACCCGCGATGCCCGTGAATTCCTCGAAAACCTCAAGCTCGATCTCTATCCCACCGAGGTCTTCGCCTTCACTCCCAAGGGCAAGGTCATCGAGCTGCCGCGCGGGGCGACGCCGGTGGATTTCGCCTATGCCATTCACACCGAGGTCGGACACACCTGTACCGGAGCCAAAGTCAACGGGCGCATCGTTCCCCTTCGGTATCAGATTCGCAACGGCGATGTGGTGGAGATCATTACCACCGCCGGGCATCATCCGAGCCGCGACTGGTTGAGTTTCGTCAAAACTAATCGCGCCCGCACGAAAATTCGCAAGTGGCTCAGCGAAGCGGAACGTCGAGAAGCCATCGAACTCGGCAAGCGCCTCCTGGAAAGGGAAGCGGAGAAATTCCACCTGAGTCTGAAGAAGCTCACCAGCAACGGCGAACTGGAGAAGATCGCCCCCGACTACGGCTACCAGAAACTGGACGACCTTTATGCGGCGGTCGGCTACGGGAAAGTTTCTCCGCGTGGCGTCATCATTCGATTCGTGCCGCCGGAGGTCATCGCCGAAGTCGAGGAGAAACCGCCGACCAAGATCGCCGAGGTGACCGAGCGCGTCAAAAAGGCCCTCGGTCTGCGCGACGCCGCGATTCGCGTCAAGGGGATGGATGATCTGATGGTCTATCGCGCGCGCTGTTGCAATCCCATTCGGGGAGAGGAAATCATCGGCTATATCACCCGGGGCAAAGGCGTCGCCGTCCATGCCCGGCGATGCACAAATGTGCCCGGCCTCATGGTCAATCGCGAGCGCATCATTCCGGTGGAGTGGATGAAAGGCGGCGATCAAGAGCCCTACGCCGTCCCGTTGCATGTGACCGTCGAGGATCGGCCCGGCGTCCTCGCCGAAATCACCTCGGCTATTGCGTCCATCAAAACCAATATCCGAGATGCTCGCGCGCGCACGACCCCCGACGGACGCGGCGAGATCCGCATCACCGTGGAGATTTTCGATCTCAAGCACCTGCAGCGAATCATCGCTGCCATCAAAGCCGTGGAGGGAGTCATTGATGTCGAACGAGCGGAGCGGTGA
- a CDS encoding RidA family protein: MSNERSGETLTRHTIQTPDAPQAIGPYVQAVRVGELVFVSGQIPIDPATGEIVQGTIEEQTHRVMRNLAAILQAAGSSLEKVVKTTVFLADLNDFARMNEVYAQYFPGQKPARSTVQVARLPRDVKIEVDAVAVG; the protein is encoded by the coding sequence ATGTCGAACGAGCGGAGCGGTGAAACACTCACGCGACACACGATTCAAACTCCTGATGCGCCCCAGGCCATCGGCCCTTACGTTCAGGCCGTGCGCGTGGGCGAGCTGGTCTTCGTCTCCGGTCAAATCCCGATTGATCCCGCGACGGGAGAGATCGTTCAGGGAACGATTGAGGAGCAAACCCATCGGGTGATGCGCAACCTCGCCGCCATTCTTCAGGCTGCCGGTTCGTCGCTGGAGAAGGTGGTGAAGACGACGGTCTTTCTCGCGGATTTGAACGATTTCGCCCGGATGAACGAGGTCTATGCCCAGTACTTTCCCGGGCAGAAGCCCGCGCGGTCAACGGTTCAGGTGGCCCGGTTGCCGCGCGATGTCAAAATCGAGGTGGATGCGGTGGCCGTGGGATAG
- the rpmB gene encoding 50S ribosomal protein L28 — protein sequence MAQRCAVCGKGPQFGHRISHAGNRTKHKFEPNLQRVRAVVKGSVQRIRVCTRCLKAGKVIKAGRPSLALSPTL from the coding sequence ATGGCACAGAGATGCGCTGTCTGCGGCAAAGGACCGCAATTTGGCCACCGCATCAGCCATGCGGGAAATCGCACCAAGCATAAATTTGAACCGAATCTGCAGCGCGTGCGGGCCGTGGTCAAAGGCAGCGTGCAGCGGATTCGCGTTTGCACGCGCTGTCTGAAAGCCGGCAAAGTGATCAAGGCCGGTCGCCCTTCTCTCGCATTGAGTCCCACCCTGTAA